From the genome of Desulfobaculum xiamenense:
GCAAGGTCGAACTGGTGATCCGTCCCGCCGGTGAGGATACCGGCATCGTCTTCGTTCTCAAGAATGAGAACGGAACCCGTTTCCTGTCGCCGACGCCCGAGAGCGTCGTCGGAACCGGGCTGGCGACCACCCTCGGCGAGGGACGCGATTCCATCGCGACGGTAGAGCACCTCATGGCCGCGCTGCGCGGCATGGGTATAGATAATGTACAGATAGAGGTTTCCGGCGGCGAAGTGCCCATCATGGATGGCAGCGCCGCTTCCTTCGTCTTCCTGCTCAAGTCCGCGGGCATTCGCAGGCAGAGTCGGCCTCGGCGCGTGTTTATGCTCGCCAAGCCCTTCTCGCACCGCAACGGGGACAAGTATATCAATGCTCGTCCGTACGACGGTTTCCGGGTGGACTACGTTATCGACTTCGATCATCCCATGATCGCCCGCCAGCAGTTGCGCTTCGAGCTGACGCCCGAATCCTTCGCCACCGAGGTGGCCAAGGCCCGGACCTTCGGCTTCCTGCGCGATGTCGAGTATCTCCAGAAGAATGGACTCGCGCTTGGCGGTTCGCTGGACAACGCCGTTGTCCTCGACGAGTACGGCGTGGTCAACGCCGAGGGGCTGCGCTACGAGAATGAGTTCGTGCGCCATAAGATCCTCGACTTCATCGGCGACATGGCCGTCAGTCCGCTGCCGCTCATGGGCCATTTCGAGGTCTGCTGCTCCGGACATGCCTTCAACAACGAATT
Proteins encoded in this window:
- the lpxC gene encoding UDP-3-O-acyl-N-acetylglucosamine deacetylase, whose protein sequence is MQQTTIQKSVKCSGIGLHSGRKVELVIRPAGEDTGIVFVLKNENGTRFLSPTPESVVGTGLATTLGEGRDSIATVEHLMAALRGMGIDNVQIEVSGGEVPIMDGSAASFVFLLKSAGIRRQSRPRRVFMLAKPFSHRNGDKYINARPYDGFRVDYVIDFDHPMIARQQLRFELTPESFATEVAKARTFGFLRDVEYLQKNGLALGGSLDNAVVLDEYGVVNAEGLRYENEFVRHKILDFIGDMAVSPLPLMGHFEVCCSGHAFNNEFLRILTENGATYLRTVEASAARAAAAAIQEEGEAIGVPAMA